One window of the Puntigrus tetrazona isolate hp1 chromosome 13, ASM1883169v1, whole genome shotgun sequence genome contains the following:
- the si:dkey-192p21.6 gene encoding heparan-alpha-glucosaminide N-acetyltransferase isoform X1, translating into MKTINIMQVFSFFTLLSAGLSERNPKVYELKMDEAFLIFHNELPYVVHVYYTSDYCYKCLYQPLVTVGNGQSNISVVVSTQFTLTLKITPVDENVTLCSLSQTFEEAGHYSLWMRPSGFPNDVTCSLAVDRSPNNAYLPLLAAFLILASITVFWASLPYILRCSCTQRLKNRICHRGSQNSTEMNELNNEPPVDRSKSKSSRLKSLDTFRGFSLTVMVFVNYGGGGYWFFQHAPWNGLTVADLVMPWFVFIIGTSVVLAFTSMHRKGVPRLQLLRKVTWRTIVLMLIGFCFMNYSPRDGYLSWSWLRIPGVLQRLGFTYFVLALMQTFSPHREIPLREHNWWNPIQDLVLYWPEWIFIVLLETMWLCLTFLLPVPNCPTGYVGAGGIGDGGLYPNCTGGAAAYIDRWLFGDNIFWYPTCKVLYRTTEPFDPEGVLGTINSIVMGFCGMQAGKILLFFRKKNKDILARFLIWALILGISAAILSKCTRDEGFIPVNKNLWSLSFVTCMGCMSFVLLGLMYFIVDIKEWWGGQPFIYPGMNSIFVYVGHSLLGFYFPFSWEMRFQDSHWERLFQNIWGTSLWVFIAYLLYRKKFFLKI; encoded by the exons ATGAAGACGATCAATATCATGcaagttttctcttttttcactcTTCTTTCAGCAGGGCTGTCTGAGAGAAACCCTAAAG tttatgaGCTGAAAATGGATGAGGCATTTCTAATATTCCACAACGAACTCCCGTACGTTGTTCATGTTTACTACACCTCAGATTACTGTTATAAG TGTCTTTATCAGCCCCTTGTCACAGTTGGGAATGGTCAGAGCAATATTTCTGTGGTGGTGAGCACACAATTCACACTGACTCTAAAAATCACACCTGTGGATGAAAACGTCACTCTGTGCAG TCTGAGTCAGACGTTTGAGGAAGCTGGCCATTATTCTCTCTGGATGAGGCCGTCTGGATTTCCAAATGATGTAACCTGCTCTCTTGCCGTGGATAGGAGTCCAAATAACGCATACCTGC CTCTGTTGGCGGCATTCTTGATTCTGGCTTCTATCACTGTGTTTTGGGCCTCTTTGCCTTATATACTCAG ATGCAGTTGTACACAGAGGCTAAAGAATCGTATCTGCCATCGTGGATCTCAAAACTCCACAGAAATG aatgaGTTGAATAATGAACCTCCGGTGGATAGAAGCAAATCAAAGTCATCAAGGCTAAAGTCACTGGACACATTTCGAGG attCTCTCTGACGGTCATGGTATTTGTAAACTACGGTGGAGGCGGTTACTGGTTTTTCCAACATGCACCTTGGAATG GTCTCACAGTAGCGGATCTTGTGATGCCTTG GTTTGTGTTTATCATAGGTACGTCTGTAGTGCTAGCATTCACCTCGATGCATAGGAAAGGTGTTCCACGGCTACAGCTCCTTCGCAAGGTTACATGGAGAACCATCGTCCTGATGCTCATTGGTTTCTGCTTCATGAACTACAGCCCAAGAGATGGATATT TATCCTGGTCCTGGCTACGGATACCTGGAGTGCTCCAGCGTTTGGGTTTCACTTATTTTGTCCTGGCCCTGATGCAGACTTTCTCTCCCCACAGAGAGATCCCCTTGAGGGAG CATAACTGGTGGAACCCTATTCAGGATTTGGTTTTATACTGGCCTGAGTGGATCTTTATCGTGTTGCTGGAGACCATGTGGTTATGTCTCACTTTCCTACTGCCTGTTCCAAACTGCCCCAC TGGTTATGTAGGAGCTGGTGGTATTGGAGATGGTGGTTTGTACCCTAACTGCACAGGAGGAGCAGCCGCGTATATAGACAGGTGGTTATTTGGGGATAACATCTTCTGGTATCCAACATGCAAG GTCTTGTATCGTACAACCGAGCCTTTTGACCCAGAGGGTGTTCTGGGTACAATTAATTCCATAGTCATGGGATTCTGTGGAATGCag GCTGGGAAGATTCTTCTATTTTTTCgcaaaaagaataaagatatCCTCGCTCGATTCCTCATTTGGGCCCTCATTCTG GGAATCTCTGCAGCCATCCTTTCTAAGTGCACAAGAGACGAAGGATTTATACCTGTCAATAAAAACCTTTG GTCCCTGTCATTTGTTACTTGCATGGGCTGCATGTCCTTTGTGCTGCTGGGTCTGATGTATTTCATTGTAGACATTAAGGAATGGTGGGGCGGACAACCTTTCATTTATCCTG GGATGAATTCAATATTTGTCTACGTTGGACACTCTCTGCTGGGATTTTACTTTCCCTTCAGCTGGGAGATGCGTTTTCAGGACAGTCATTGGGAACGGCTTTTCCAGAATATATGGGGTACTTCACTTTGGGTCTTCATTGCCTACTTGCTCTACCGCAAAAAATTCTTCCTTAAAATATGA
- the si:dkey-192p21.6 gene encoding heparan-alpha-glucosaminide N-acetyltransferase isoform X2: MRPSGFPNDVTCSLAVDRSPNNAYLPLLAAFLILASITVFWASLPYILRCSCTQRLKNRICHRGSQNSTEMNELNNEPPVDRSKSKSSRLKSLDTFRGFSLTVMVFVNYGGGGYWFFQHAPWNGLTVADLVMPWFVFIIGTSVVLAFTSMHRKGVPRLQLLRKVTWRTIVLMLIGFCFMNYSPRDGYLSWSWLRIPGVLQRLGFTYFVLALMQTFSPHREIPLREHNWWNPIQDLVLYWPEWIFIVLLETMWLCLTFLLPVPNCPTGYVGAGGIGDGGLYPNCTGGAAAYIDRWLFGDNIFWYPTCKVLYRTTEPFDPEGVLGTINSIVMGFCGMQAGKILLFFRKKNKDILARFLIWALILGISAAILSKCTRDEGFIPVNKNLWSLSFVTCMGCMSFVLLGLMYFIVDIKEWWGGQPFIYPGMNSIFVYVGHSLLGFYFPFSWEMRFQDSHWERLFQNIWGTSLWVFIAYLLYRKKFFLKI; this comes from the exons ATGAGGCCGTCTGGATTTCCAAATGATGTAACCTGCTCTCTTGCCGTGGATAGGAGTCCAAATAACGCATACCTGC CTCTGTTGGCGGCATTCTTGATTCTGGCTTCTATCACTGTGTTTTGGGCCTCTTTGCCTTATATACTCAG ATGCAGTTGTACACAGAGGCTAAAGAATCGTATCTGCCATCGTGGATCTCAAAACTCCACAGAAATG aatgaGTTGAATAATGAACCTCCGGTGGATAGAAGCAAATCAAAGTCATCAAGGCTAAAGTCACTGGACACATTTCGAGG attCTCTCTGACGGTCATGGTATTTGTAAACTACGGTGGAGGCGGTTACTGGTTTTTCCAACATGCACCTTGGAATG GTCTCACAGTAGCGGATCTTGTGATGCCTTG GTTTGTGTTTATCATAGGTACGTCTGTAGTGCTAGCATTCACCTCGATGCATAGGAAAGGTGTTCCACGGCTACAGCTCCTTCGCAAGGTTACATGGAGAACCATCGTCCTGATGCTCATTGGTTTCTGCTTCATGAACTACAGCCCAAGAGATGGATATT TATCCTGGTCCTGGCTACGGATACCTGGAGTGCTCCAGCGTTTGGGTTTCACTTATTTTGTCCTGGCCCTGATGCAGACTTTCTCTCCCCACAGAGAGATCCCCTTGAGGGAG CATAACTGGTGGAACCCTATTCAGGATTTGGTTTTATACTGGCCTGAGTGGATCTTTATCGTGTTGCTGGAGACCATGTGGTTATGTCTCACTTTCCTACTGCCTGTTCCAAACTGCCCCAC TGGTTATGTAGGAGCTGGTGGTATTGGAGATGGTGGTTTGTACCCTAACTGCACAGGAGGAGCAGCCGCGTATATAGACAGGTGGTTATTTGGGGATAACATCTTCTGGTATCCAACATGCAAG GTCTTGTATCGTACAACCGAGCCTTTTGACCCAGAGGGTGTTCTGGGTACAATTAATTCCATAGTCATGGGATTCTGTGGAATGCag GCTGGGAAGATTCTTCTATTTTTTCgcaaaaagaataaagatatCCTCGCTCGATTCCTCATTTGGGCCCTCATTCTG GGAATCTCTGCAGCCATCCTTTCTAAGTGCACAAGAGACGAAGGATTTATACCTGTCAATAAAAACCTTTG GTCCCTGTCATTTGTTACTTGCATGGGCTGCATGTCCTTTGTGCTGCTGGGTCTGATGTATTTCATTGTAGACATTAAGGAATGGTGGGGCGGACAACCTTTCATTTATCCTG GGATGAATTCAATATTTGTCTACGTTGGACACTCTCTGCTGGGATTTTACTTTCCCTTCAGCTGGGAGATGCGTTTTCAGGACAGTCATTGGGAACGGCTTTTCCAGAATATATGGGGTACTTCACTTTGGGTCTTCATTGCCTACTTGCTCTACCGCAAAAAATTCTTCCTTAAAATATGA
- the pcbd1 gene encoding pterin-4-alpha-carbinolamine dehydratase produces the protein MAGKIQTLTMEEREHLLPMMRNAQWVEVVGRDAIYKEFLFKDFNQAFGFMSRVALQAEKMDHHPEWFNVYNKVQITLSTHECGGLSQRDITLATFIDQASVL, from the exons ATG GCTGGGAAAATCCAGACTCTTACTATGGAGGAGAGGGAGCACCTCCTGCCCATGATGAGGAATGCTCAGTGGGTGGAGGTGGTGGGGAGAGATGCCATTTACAAAGAGTTTCTCTTCAAAGACTTCAACCAG GCTTTTGGGTTCATGTCCAGAGTAGCACTGCAGGCTGAGAAAATGGATCATCACCCTGAATGGTTTAACGTGTATAATAAG GTTCAGATCACCCTCAGTACTCATGAATGTGGAGGTCTCTCGCAGCGTGACATCACGCTTGCAACCTTTATAGATCAGGCCTCTGTCCTCTGA
- the sgpl1 gene encoding sphingosine-1-phosphate lyase 1 — protein MDYRSALEVYKEMLLLYIEEARRFVNSQCAGLEPWQIIATTLLSTLVAVWLKGFLFQPESLTSRTKKQFFKIIRKIPFIGATIQNQLNKALDDMSMSLCTLKEGMSYTKLLPAQGLTHKQLLDKIREYETLSEVDWGKGKVSGAVYWGDEKLTDLLVKVYGEFAWTNPLHPDLFPGVRKMEAEVVRMTCALFNGGPESCGTVTSGGTESILMACKAYRDMARERGIKHPEIIAPVSVHAAFDKAAHYFGMKLIHIPLDKKTMKVDVKAMRRAITRNTAMLVCSAPHFPHGIMDPVVEVAKLAVKYNIPFHVDACLGGFLIVFMEKAGFKLDPFDFRVKGVTSISADTHKYGYAPKGSSVVLYSDKKFRHYQYFVAPDWQGGIYASPSMAGSRPGGIIAACWATMMHMGEKGYVDATKKVIGTARKIKAGIRQIDGVFVFGDPEVSVVALGSDVFDIFRLSNALTSKGWNLNTLQFPSSIHICVTMLHTQPGVAEQFISDVKREVAIIMKNPKEKTTGMGAIYGMAQSIPDRSMVTEVSQGFLDCLYSTEVPKIQSKHHKNHKNHLNGNSKAH, from the exons ATGGACTACAGG AGTGCCTTGGAGGTGTATAAGGAGATGTTGCTGCTGTACATAGAGGAGGCTCGGCGCTTCGTGAATTCTCAGTGTGCTGGTCTGGAGCCATGGCAGATCATTGCGACCACTTTGCTGTCCACACTTGTTGCGGTGTGGCTAAAGGGCTTCCTTTTCCAACCAGAGA gtcTGACGTCAAGGACAAAGAAGCAGTTCTTTAAAATCATCAGAAAAATCCCATTTATCGGCGCAACG ATTCAGAATCAGCTCAACAAGGCATTGGATGACATGTCAATGAGTCTATGCACGTTGAAGGAAGGCATGAGCTACACCAAACTCCTGCCTGCACAGGGCCTTACCCACAAACAGCTCCTTGACAAGATCAGAGAGTATGAGACACTGA GTGAGGTAGACTGGGGGAAAGGCAAAGTGTCAGGTGCAGTCTACTGGGGGGATGAGAAGCTCACAGATCTCCTGGTGAAG GTATATGGGGAGTTTGCATGGACCAACCCCCTCCACCCTGACCTGTTCCCTGGGGTTAGGAAGATGGAGGCAGAAGTGGTGCGGATGACGTGTGCCCTTTTTAATGGAGGCCCAGAATCCTGTGGCACA GTTACTTCAGGTGGAACAGAAAGCATCCTAATGGCATGCAAGGCGTACAGAGACATGGCTCGTGAACGTGGCATTAAACACCCCGAGAT TATCGCACCAGTTAGTGTCCATGCAGCATTTGACAAAGCAGCGCATTATTTTGGGATGAAGCTCATTCACATACCACTGGACAAGAAGACCATGAAAGTCGATGTGAAG GCAATGAGGAGGGCCATCACACGAAACACAGCAATGCTGGTGTGTTCAGCTCCTCATTTCCCCCATGGAATTATGGACCCTGTAGTAGAAGTGGCCAAG cttgcaGTAAAATACAACATCCCATTCCATGTGGATGCATGCTTGGGAGGTTTTCTTATAGTTTTTATGGAAAAGGCGGGTTTCAAACTTGATCCTTTTGATTTCCGGGTCAAAGGTGTGACCAGTATCTCAGCAGATACACATAAG TATGGTTATGCTCCCAAAGGCTCATCAGTGGTACTCTACAGTGACAAGAAATTTCGCCACTACCAGTATTTCGTAGCACCTGATTGGCAGGGAGGAATTTATGCATCTCCGTCCATGGCTGGCTCTCGGCCTGGAGGCATAATTGCTGCCTGTTGGGCCACTATGATGCACATGGGTGAGAAGGGATACGTTGACGCCACCAAGAAAGTCATTGGGACGGCCCGTAAAATCAAAGCAGG AATCCGTCAAATAGATGGGGTGTTTGTGTTCGGGGACCCAGAAGTGTCCGTGGTGGCATTAGGCTCTGATGTTTTTGATATCTTTCGTTTATCTAATGCACTGACTTCAAAGGGCTGGAATCTCAACACTCTGCAGTTCCCATCTAG CATCCATATTTGTGTCACAATGCTACACACACAGCCTGGTGTAGCTGAGCAGTTCATTAGTGATGTGAAGAGGGAGGTAGCCATTATCATGAAAAATCCTAAAGAGAAGACCACAGGAATG GGAGCCATCTATGGCATGGCCCAGTCCATTCCTGACCGATCGATGGTGACTGAGGTTTCACAAGGCTTTTTGGACTGCCTCTATAGCACTGAGGTGCCCAAGATACAGAGCAAGCACCACAAAAACCATAAGAACCACTTGAATGGCAACTCCAAAGCGCACTGA